The Rhodococcus antarcticus DNA segment AATTCCTTTGAGTTTTTTAGCCTTGCGGCCGTACTCCCCAGGCGGGGTGCTTAATGCGTTAGCTACGGCACGGATCCCGTGGAAGGAAACCCACACCTAGCACCCACCGTTTACGGCGTGGACTACCAGGGTATCTAATCCCTGTTCGCTACCCACGCTTTCGCTCCTCAGCGTCAGTTACTGCCCAGAGACCCGCCTTCGCCACCGGTGTTCCTCCTGATATCTGCGCATTTCACCGCTACACCAGGAATTCCAGTCTCCCCTGCAGTACTCAAGTCAGCCCGTATCGACTGCAAGCCCACCGTTGAGCGATGGGTTTTCACAGCCGACGTGACAAACCGCCTACGAGCTCTTTACGCCCAGTAATTCCGGACAACGCTCGCACCCTACGTATTACCGCGGCTGCTGGCACGTAGTTGGCCGGTGCTTCTTCTGCAGGTACCGTCACTCTCGCTTCGTCCCTGCTGAAAGAGGTTTACAACCCGAAGGCCGTCATCCCTCACGCGGCGTCGCTGCATCAGGCTTTCGCCCATTGTGCAATATTCCCCACTGCTGCCTCCCGTAGGAGTCTGGGCCGTGTCTCAGTCCCAGTGTGGCCGGTCGCCCTCTCAGGCCGGCTACCCGTCGTCGCCTTGGTAGGCCATTACCCCACCAACAAGCTGATAGGCCGCGGGTCCATCCCCCACCACGTAAAGCTTTCCACCACACACCATGCGACATGTGGTCATATCCGGTATTAGACCCAGTTTCCCAGGCTTATCCCAGAGTGGAGGGCAGGTCACCCACGTGTTACTCACCCGTTCGCCGCTCGTGTACCCCGAAGGGCCTTACCGCTCGACTTGCATGTGTTAAGCACGCCGCCAGCGTTCGTCCTGAGCCAGGATCAAACTCTCCGTAAGTTCTCGAAGAGAACAATCACTGCACTTAAAACTCAACTAGCAACCCCCACACACCCCAAAAGATGCGCAAGAGCCAAATCCAAACAATTGGCACTGACAATCATCGGCACACTGTTGAGTTCTCAAAGAACACACGCACACCAGAAGACCCAGGCCTTGTGGCCCGAACTTCGGGGGCTTGTCGCGCTCTGCTCACTGTACGCGCTCACAACCGAAGTTGCGACCATCGTGTGGAGCAGGTGTCAGGCGGTCCAACCTCGTGACCGTCGTGGTGACCGGTTCGGCGTCCCGCCCTGGCGACAAGGAGAAAGTTACGCAGGTGAGTCCTGGGAGTCAAATCCCCTGCACAGCGCAGGCCACCCGTCGTCTCCACCCCGTGAACCCGCAGGTCGGACGCCGTTCACCTCCGCGCCCCGGGGTCCACGACCTCGGTCTCAGCGGTGCAGGAGCTCCACACCGGTCATGTGACGCCGACCACGTCGGACCACCAGGAGACTGCCGTGCAGAGCGCCCGTCGCCTCGCCGACCCAGTCCTCGCTGGTCACCTTGGTGTTGTTCACCGAGACGCTGCCCTCGGCCACGGCACGGCGGGCAGCGCTGCGGCTGTCGACCAGACCGGTGGCCACGAGCAGGTCCACGATCCCCCGAGGGTCCTCCGGCCCGACCCGCACCAGGGAGGCCTCCGTCAGCGCGGACCGCAGGGTCGTCTCGTCCAGCTCCTCGAGGTCGCCGCGCCCGAACAGCGCGCCGGCGGCGAGCTCGGCCGCCCGGGCCTGCTCGGCCCCGTGCACGAGCGTGGTCACCTCTCTGGCGAGGGTGCGCTGCGCGCCCCGGGCCTGCGGACGCTCGGCGGTCTCCTGCTCCAGCTCCGCGAGGACGGCGCGGTCGAGGAAGGTGAACAGGCGCAGGTACTCACCGACCTTGCTGTCCTCGGCGTTCACCCAGAACTGGAAGAAGGCGTACGGCGAGGTCATGTCCGGATCGAGCCAGACCGTGCCCGCCTCGGTCTTGCCGAACTTGGTGCCGTCCGCCCGGGTCACCAGGGGTGTTGCCAACGCGTGCACACGCACACCGTCGGCCCGGCGGACCAGCTCCACACCGGCGGTGATGTTGCCCCACTGGTCGCTGCCCCCGGTCTGCAGCACGCACCCGTGACGGCGGTGCAGCTCGAGGTAGTCCATGGACTGCAGCAGGACGTAGCTGAACTCCGTGTAGCTGATGCCGGCCTCGAGCCGGGTGCTCACCACCTGACGGTCCAGCATCCGGTTGACCGGGAAGTGCTTGCCCACGTCGCGGAGGAAGTCCAGCGTGCTCAGCCCGGCGGTCCAGTCGAGGTTGTTGACCATCGTCGCCGCGTGCGGTCCGTCGAAGTCGAGGAACCGGGCGACCTGCGCCTGGATGCGGGACACCCATCCCGCGACGACCTCGGCACTGTTCAGGGTGCGCTCCCCGGTCTCCTTGGGGTCGCCGATCATCCCGGTGGACCCGCCCACCAGCGCAAGCGGGCGGTGCCCGGCCAGCTGGAGCCTGCGCACCGTCAGCAGCTGCAGCAGGTTGCCGACGTGAAGGCTCGCAGCGGTGGGGTCGAAGCCGCAGTAGAGGGTGATCGGGCCCGCGTCGAGCTCCTCCCGCAGCGCGTCGGGGTCGGTGGTGTGGGCGAGGAGTCCCCGCCAGGTCAGCTCGTCGAGGATGTGGTCTGGCACGCCGTTGACCCTCCCCCACCGTGGCGATCACCGGCAACCGCAGTGCGGGAGGATGAGGCACGTGACCACCGAGGACGGGATCCACCCCGACGACCTGGCCCGCGTGCTCGAGGTGATGCGTGCCGCAGAGTCGCTGCCCCCCGAGCACCCGGACGTCCTGGCCCTGCGCCGGGCGACCGCGAAGATGTTCAAGGCGGTCAAGGTCAACCGCCGGGTGGTCCGTCGCGACGCCGTGAGCGCCGCCGACCGTGCGGTCGTGGCGGCGACGGCCACCGGATCCCCCGATCGGATCGACGACGAGACCCAAGGCATCCCGCTGGTCTCCAACGCCCCCGGCGCCTCGGCCGGAACGCTGCTGCGGCCCCGACCCTGCTACCAGTGCAAGCAGAAGTACACCCAGGTCGACGCGTTCTACCACCAGCTCTGCCCGACCTGCGCGACGGTGAACCGCGCCCGGCGGGACGCCCGCACCGACCTCACCGGCAAGCGCGCCCTGCTCACCGGCGGGCGGGCGAAGATCGGCATGTACATCGCGCTGCGGCTGCTCCGCGACGGCGCGCACACCACCATCACCACGCGGTTCCCGCACGACGCCGTGCGCCGCTTCACGGCCATGGAGGACAGCCACGACTGGCTGCACCGCCTCCGCGTGGTGGGCATCGACCTCCGCGACCCCGCCCAGGCCGTCGCGCTGGCCGACACCGTGGCCGAGCAGGGCCCGCTGGACATCCTCATCAACAACGCGGCGCAGACGGTGCGTCGCTCGCCGGGTTCCTACGCACCGCTCGTGGCGGCCGAGTCCGCCCCGCTGCCCGCCGGACCGCTGCCCGAGCTGATCACCTTCGACCACGTCAGCGACGCGCACCCCGCCGCGCTGGCCGGCTCGCTGGCGGCGCACCCCACCCCGCACGCCGTGACCGAGCTCGCGATGCGGGCCGGGTCGGCCTCGATGGACCGGGTCGCCGCCGGCACCGCGATCGACGCGGGCGGCCTGGTACCGGACCTGCACGACGTGAACAGCTGGACCCAGCGGGTGGACGAGGTCGACGCGATGGAGCTGCTCGAGGTGCAGCTGTGCAACTCCACGTCGCCGTTCATCCTCATCAGCAGGCTGCGGCCGGCGATGGCCGCCTCGTCGGCCCGGCGCACCTACGTCGTCAACGTCTCGGCGATGGAGGGCGTGTTCAACCGCGGCTACAAGGGCCCGGGACACCCGCACACCAACATGGCCAAGGCTGCGCTGAACATGCTCACCCGCACCAGCTCCACGGAGATGCTGACCGACGGCATCCTGATGACCAGCGTCGACACCGGGTGGATCACCGACGAGCGGCCGCACCCGACCAAGCTGCGCCTCGCCGAGGAGGGTTTCCACGCACCGCTGGACCTCGTGGACGGGGCGGCACGGGTGTACGACCCGATCGTGCGCGGCGAGGCCGGCGAGGACGTGCACGGTGTGTTTCTCAAGGACTACGTCCCCGGGCCCTGGTAGGCCAGCCCCCGGGCCCTGCTGGACCAGGGGCGTGACAACGGCCACCTGCGTGCACCGCGGTGTCGGGGTCCCGTCGTAGGGTCGCAGCCGATCTCCTCCCGTCACCGCAGCCTGGAACGGAGCTCCATGCACTCCCCGAGAGACTTCTATCGCCCGCTCGCCGTCGGCGCCCCGGACCCCGTGCGCGAGATCCCGTTCCGACCGTCGCGAATGATCCACTTCTTCGACCCGAGCAACCCGAAGATGGTGGCCAAGGCGCCCCAGATCGCGGCCGGCGTCGACATCCTGCTCGGCAACCTCGAGGACGCGGTCAAGTCGGAGAACAAGGAGGCCGCTCGCGCCGGTCTGGTGCAGGTGGCGAAGGAGAACGACTTCGGCGAGACCCAGCTGTGGACCCGGGTGAACAGCCTGGACTCCCCGTGGGGCCTGGACGACCTGACGACGCTGGTCACCGAGATCGGCGACAAGCTCGACGTGATCATGGTGCCGAAGGTCGAGGGGCCCGAGGACATCCACTACGTGGACCGCCTGCTCGCCCAGCTGGAGGCCAAGGCCGGCCTCCAGCGGCCGATCCTGGTCCACGCCATCCTCGAGACCGCCCGTGGCATGACCAACGTCGAGGACATCTGCACCGCCAGCCCGCGCATGCAGGGACTGTCGCTGGGCCCGGCCGACCTGGCCGCCAACCGGCGGATGAAGACGACCCGCGTCGGCGGGGGCCACCCGGGCTACCTGGTCCGCCAGGACCCGACCGACGGCGCCATCGACGGGCCGCGGTCGGTGTACCAGCAGGACCTGTGGCACTACACGATCGGGCGGATGGTGGACGCCTGCGCCGCCGCCGGGATCCTGCCGTTCTACGGGCCGTTCGGGGACATCAAGGACGTCGTGGCGTGCGAGGACCAGTTCCGCAACGCCTTCCTGCTCGGCTGCGTGGGCGCGTGGAGCCTGCACCCGGTGCAGATCGAGATCGCGAAGCGGGTGTTCTCCCCGGACCCCGCGGACGTGCTGCACGCGCAGGCCGTCATCGAGGCCATGGGTGACGGCTCGGGCGCGCTGATGATCGACGGGAAGATGGAGGACGACGCCTCGGTGAAGCAGTGCCAGGTGATGGTGTCCCTCGCCCACCAGCTGGCCGAGCGCGATCCCGAGCTGTCGCAGCGGTACGGGTTCACCGCGTGAGCACGCCGGTGATCGTGCCGCGGCGATCGGTTCTCTACATGCCGGGCGCGAACGAGCGGGCGCTGGAGAAGGCCAAGACCATCCCCGCGGACGCCCTCATCCTCGACCTCGAGGACGCGGTGGCACCCGACGCCAAGGCCGCTGCGCGCGAACGGGTCTGCGCGGCCGCGTCGTCCGGCGACTACGGCCGTCGCGAGGTGACCATCCGGGTCAACGGCATCGGGACCCCGTGGCACGACGACGACCTGCGCGCCGCAGCGGCAGCCGGTCCCGCCGCCGTGGTGGTGCCCAAGGTGAACTCCGTCGCCGACGTGCACGCCCTGGAGGCGGCGCTGGAAGCCGGTGGAGCCCCGGACCACACCACCATCTGGGCGATGCTCGAGACCCCGGTGGCGATCCTGCGCGCGCACGAGATCTGCGCGGCCTCCCAGCGGCTGTCGGTGCTGGTGATGGGCACCAACGACCTGGCCAAGGAGCTGCGGGCAGAGCACGTCCCCGGTCGGGCGCCGCTGCTCACCGCGCTGTCGACGGCCGTGCTGGCCGCCCGGTACGCCGGCAAGGAGATCCTCGACGGCGTGTTCAACGACGTCTCGGACCTGGAGGCGTTCACCGTGGAGGCGCAGCAGGCCAAGGAGTTCGGCTT contains these protein-coding regions:
- the tyrS gene encoding tyrosine--tRNA ligase, yielding MPDHILDELTWRGLLAHTTDPDALREELDAGPITLYCGFDPTAASLHVGNLLQLLTVRRLQLAGHRPLALVGGSTGMIGDPKETGERTLNSAEVVAGWVSRIQAQVARFLDFDGPHAATMVNNLDWTAGLSTLDFLRDVGKHFPVNRMLDRQVVSTRLEAGISYTEFSYVLLQSMDYLELHRRHGCVLQTGGSDQWGNITAGVELVRRADGVRVHALATPLVTRADGTKFGKTEAGTVWLDPDMTSPYAFFQFWVNAEDSKVGEYLRLFTFLDRAVLAELEQETAERPQARGAQRTLAREVTTLVHGAEQARAAELAAGALFGRGDLEELDETTLRSALTEASLVRVGPEDPRGIVDLLVATGLVDSRSAARRAVAEGSVSVNNTKVTSEDWVGEATGALHGSLLVVRRGRRHMTGVELLHR
- a CDS encoding SDR family NAD(P)-dependent oxidoreductase; this translates as MRHVTTEDGIHPDDLARVLEVMRAAESLPPEHPDVLALRRATAKMFKAVKVNRRVVRRDAVSAADRAVVAATATGSPDRIDDETQGIPLVSNAPGASAGTLLRPRPCYQCKQKYTQVDAFYHQLCPTCATVNRARRDARTDLTGKRALLTGGRAKIGMYIALRLLRDGAHTTITTRFPHDAVRRFTAMEDSHDWLHRLRVVGIDLRDPAQAVALADTVAEQGPLDILINNAAQTVRRSPGSYAPLVAAESAPLPAGPLPELITFDHVSDAHPAALAGSLAAHPTPHAVTELAMRAGSASMDRVAAGTAIDAGGLVPDLHDVNSWTQRVDEVDAMELLEVQLCNSTSPFILISRLRPAMAASSARRTYVVNVSAMEGVFNRGYKGPGHPHTNMAKAALNMLTRTSSTEMLTDGILMTSVDTGWITDERPHPTKLRLAEEGFHAPLDLVDGAARVYDPIVRGEAGEDVHGVFLKDYVPGPW
- a CDS encoding HpcH/HpaI aldolase/citrate lyase family protein, translating into MHSPRDFYRPLAVGAPDPVREIPFRPSRMIHFFDPSNPKMVAKAPQIAAGVDILLGNLEDAVKSENKEAARAGLVQVAKENDFGETQLWTRVNSLDSPWGLDDLTTLVTEIGDKLDVIMVPKVEGPEDIHYVDRLLAQLEAKAGLQRPILVHAILETARGMTNVEDICTASPRMQGLSLGPADLAANRRMKTTRVGGGHPGYLVRQDPTDGAIDGPRSVYQQDLWHYTIGRMVDACAAAGILPFYGPFGDIKDVVACEDQFRNAFLLGCVGAWSLHPVQIEIAKRVFSPDPADVLHAQAVIEAMGDGSGALMIDGKMEDDASVKQCQVMVSLAHQLAERDPELSQRYGFTA
- a CDS encoding HpcH/HpaI aldolase/citrate lyase family protein, with amino-acid sequence MPGANERALEKAKTIPADALILDLEDAVAPDAKAAARERVCAAASSGDYGRREVTIRVNGIGTPWHDDDLRAAAAAGPAAVVVPKVNSVADVHALEAALEAGGAPDHTTIWAMLETPVAILRAHEICAASQRLSVLVMGTNDLAKELRAEHVPGRAPLLTALSTAVLAARYAGKEILDGVFNDVSDLEAFTVEAQQAKEFGFDGKTLIHPGQVEPCNTTFAPTPDEIALAQEVIAAFEAAQREGRGVVTVNGRMIENLHVEQAQRVLAVAEAIGALR